In Oncorhynchus clarkii lewisi isolate Uvic-CL-2024 chromosome 24, UVic_Ocla_1.0, whole genome shotgun sequence, one DNA window encodes the following:
- the LOC139382414 gene encoding extracellular calcium-sensing receptor-like has product MAKDGDLVIGGIFSFRTEQDGVIDTFQTIPKIRRCINYNFREFQFAQTMIFAIEEINRNYEILPGIKLGYKIYNHCGTMDILRAAMALVNGQKSIIHDNNCTESDTVQAILGHSGSTPTIGMAQMVGRFQIPVISHFATCGCLSNRKEFPSFFRTIPSDFYQSRALAQLVKHFGWSWVGAISSDNDYGNRGLATFMLAAQEEGVCIEYSEAFEQTGPRHELLRIVEIIKQSSSKVIMAFMTHREIKVLVSELYRHNITGLQWIGSDAWITDPSLTAIEGHSALLGAIGFTVTRAHIPGLGEHLKDVHPSHFPDSMFLRDFWEIVFDCSLNMTTEPKRKPCNGSESLRDVQNTFTDVSEFTFTNNVYKSVYAVAYALHNLLTCEESRGPFSNGSCAQPTRIQPWQVLYYLQTVNFTTEEGERVFFDGNGDSPARYELVNLQTTNPGTMDGVTVGTYDAALPKGHQFTMNNVSVIWRGRSKMIPVSVCSESCPPGTRKAVQKGKPVCCFDCVPCSDGEISNATDSIECMRCQLEYWSNKYRDSCRPKEFEFLSYEEIMGTLLALFSLLGVFLTVMTSFIFYCYRETPIVRANNSELSFLLLFSLTLCFLCSLTFIGRPSEWSCMLRHTAFGITFVLCISCVLGKTIVVLMAFRATLPASNVMKWFGPPQQRLSVLAFTLIQVLICALWLTVSPPFPYKNMKTYQEKIILECDVGSAIGFWAVLGYIGLLSLLCFVLAFLARKLPDNFNEAKFITFSMLIFCAVWITFIPAYVSSPGKFTVAVEIFAILASSYGLLFCIFAPKCFIILLRPEQNTKKHMMGKTSNDIRH; this is encoded by the exons ATGGCCAAGGACGGGGACCTTGTCATTGGAGGCATCTTCTCGTTCCGCACCGAACAAGATGGGGTCATAGACACATTTCAGACAATCCCTAAAATTCGTAGATGCATAAA TTATAATTTCAGAGAATTCCAGTTTGCTCAAACAATGATCTTTGCAATTGAGGAGATCAACAGAAACTATGAAATTCTTCCAGGCATTAAGCTTGGATACAAAATCTACAATCACTGTGGCACTATGGATATACTGAGAGCTGCAATGGCTCTGGTGAACGGACAGAAGAGCATAATCCATGACAACAACTGCACTGAATCGGACACAGTCCAGGCCATCCTTGGGCATTCTGGATCAACACCTACTATCGGAATGGCACAGATGGTTGGGAGGTTTCAAATACCAGTG ATCAGCCACTTCGCCACCTGTGGGTGTCTGAGTAACAGAAAGGAGTTCCCTTCCTTCTTCAGAACCATCCCCAGTGACTTCTACCAGAGCAGAGCCTTGGCCCAACTGGTCAAGCACTTTGGCTGGAGCTGGGTGGGGGCTATAAGCAGTGATAATGACTACGGGAATAGAGGCCTAGCCACCTTCATGCTAGCTGCACAGGAGGAGGGAGTGTGTATAGAATACTCTGAGGCATTTGAGCAGACAGGTCCGCGCCATGAGCTTCTCAGGATAGTGGAGATTAttaaacagtccagttcaaaggtCATCATGGCCTTCATGACCCACAGGGAGATCAAGGTTCTGGTGAGTGAGCTCTACAGGCACAATATCACAGGACTGCAGTGGATCGGCAGCGATGCATGGATCACAGACCCTTCTCTCACTGCCATCGAGGGACACAGCGCCCTGCTGGGCGCCATAGGCTTCACGGTGACCAGGGCTCACATCCCTGGGCTGGGAGAGCATCTGAAGGACGTCCACCCTTCTCACTTCCCCGACAGCATGTTTCTCAGGGATTTCTGGGAGATTGTGTTCGACTGCTCACTCAATATGACTACAGAACCTAAGAGGAAGCCATGCAACGGCTCTGAGAGTTTAAGAGACGTGCAGAACACATTCACAGATGTGTCCGAGTTCACATTCACTAATAACGTGTATAAGTCTGTGTATGCTGTAGCTTATGCCCTCCACAACCTGTTGACATGTGAGGAGAGCCGGGGACCCTTCTCTAACGGGAGCTGTGCTCAACCCACACGCATACAGCCCTGGCAG GTTTTGTATTACCTTCAAACAGTGAATTTCACaacagaggagggggagagagtgtttTTCGACGGTAACGGAGACTCACCGGCTAGATACGAACTGGTTAACTTACAAACCACTAACCCAGGCACCATGGATGGGGTCACCGTCGGTACCTATGATGCCGCACTGCCAAAAGGCCACCAGTTCACGATGAATAACGTCAGTGTCATATGGAGAGGACGTAGTAAAATG ATACCTGTGTCAGTGTGCAGTGAGAGCTGTCCCCCAGGCACTCGTAAGGCTGTGCAGAAAGGAAAGCCCGTATGCTGTTTTGACTGTGTGCCATGTTCAGACGGAGAGATCAGCAACGCTACAG ATTCCATCGAATGTATGAGGTGCCAGCTGGAATACTGGTCCAACAAGTACAGAGATTCCTGCCGCCCGAAAGAATTTGAATTCTTATCTTATGAGGAAATCATGGGGACACTGCTGGCCTTGTTTTCATTGCTAGGGGTGTTTCTTACTGTGATGACATCATTCATTTTCTACTGTTACAGAGAGACCCCCATCGTCAGGGCCAACAACTCTGAGCTGAGCTTCCTGCTGCTCTTCTCCTTGACtctgtgttttctgtgttctCTTACTTTCATTGGCCGGCCCTCTGAATGGTCCTGTATGCTGCGCCACACAGCATTTGGGATCACCTTCGTCCTCTGCATCTCTTGTGTTCTGGGGAAAACAATAGTGGTGTTGATGGCCTTCAGGGCTACGCTTCCAGCCAGTAATGTCATGAAATGGTTTGGTCCCCCACAGCAGAGACTCAGTGTTCTGGCTTTCACTCTCATACAGGTCCTGATCTGTGCTCTTTGGTTAACAgtctcccctcctttcccctaCAAGAATATGAAAACATATCAGGAAAAGATCATTCTAGAGTGTGATGTGGGTTCAGCTATTGGTTTCTGGGCTGTGTTGGGCTATATAGGACTCCTGTCTCTCTTGTGCTTTGTGCTGGCTTTTCTGGCTCGGAAGCTGCCTGATAACTTCAATGAGGCCAAATTCATCACCTTCAGCATGCTCATATTCTGTGCAGTCTGGATCACCTTTATCCCAGCTTATGTCAGCTCTCCTGGGAAGTTCACTGTAGCTGTGGAAATATTTGCTATTCTGGCCTCTAGTTATGGTTTACTTTTCTGTATATTTGCCCctaaatgtttcattattttgCTGAGGCCAGAGCAAAACACCAAGAAACATATGATGGGGAAAACATCCAATGATATACGTCATTAA
- the LOC139382658 gene encoding putative uncharacterized protein DDB_G0282499: MNRKYHANLLNNKRKYPANLPNNKRKYHANLLNNKRKYHANLPNNKRKYHANLPNNKRKYHANLLNNKRKYHANLLNNKRKYHANLLNNKRKYHANLLNNKRKYHAILLNNKRKYHANLLNNKRNYHANILNNKRKYHANLLNNKREYHANLLNNKRKYHANLLNNKRKYHANLLNNKRKYHANLLNNKRKYHANLPNNQITMPPSQQP, translated from the exons ATGAAC AGAAAGTACCATGCTAACCTTCTCAACAACAAGAGAAAGTACCCTGCCAACCTTCCCAACAACAAGAGAAAGTACCATGCTAACCTTCTCAACAACAAGAGAAAGTACCATGCTAACCTTCCCAACAATAAGAGAAAGTACCATGCCAACCTTCCCAACAACAAGAGAAAGTACCATGCTAACCTTCTCAACAACAAGAGAAAGTACCATGCTAACCTTCTCAACAACAAGAGAAAGTACCATGCTAACCTTCTCAACAACAAGAGAAAGTACCATGCTAACCTTCTCAACAACAAGAGAAAGTACCATGCTATTCTTCTCAACAACAAGAGAAAGTACCATGCTAACCTTCTCAACAACAAGAGAAACTACCATGCTAACATTCTCAACAACAAGAGAAAGTACCATGCTAATCTTCTCAACAACAAGAGAGAGTACCATGCTAACCTTCTCAACAACAAGAGAAAGTACCATGCTAATCTTCTCAACAACAAGAGAAAGTACCATGCTAACCTTCTCAACAACAAGAGAAAGTACCATGCTAATCTTCTCAACAACAAGAGAAAGTACCATGCCAACCTTCCCAACAACCAGATTACcatgccaccttcccaacaacCATAG
- the LOC139382445 gene encoding extracellular calcium-sensing receptor-like, translated as MCRRRGGPEYPQLAKDGDIILGGIFSFHSSWQNRELNYTQSPPPLQCTSLNFRAFQFTQAMLFAIEEINNSTSLLPGVSLGYKIYDSCGSVARGVRVALALANGNQETSTEGSGCSRPAQVQAIMGEDSSSPSMATATVLGPFHIPMISHFATCGCLSDKVKYPSFFRTIPSDRYQSRALAQLVKHFGWTWVGAIRTNDDYGNNGMATFIETAEQLGICLEYSVAFFRTDPEEKLQRVIESIKTSKSKVIVAFLSFLDLDLLVRQFALHNLTGYQWVGSEGWIIDSYIARVDAHHILNGAIGLSIAKAHVTGLGEFILDVRPLKSAGIDSSMFTEFWQALFDCRFRQGESSESETGQSQRECTGRENLSGLQNIFTDLSLMAIFNNVYKGVLAVAHALHNVWGCGETCGNKTQPDPQTILEHIKNVRFKTKEGEEVYFNEKGDVTAKYDIINWQPKEDGSVEFVTVGLYDASLPADRQLTINNSSLVWTQNAKLVPVSVCSESCAPGTRKAVQKGKPVCCYDCIQCAEGEISNNTDSVTCDQCHPEFWTNKKRDVCEKKEIEFLSYEEIMGVLLTAVSLLGTCMTSIVAFIFFRYKKTPIVRANNSELSFLLLFSLALCFLCSLTFIGRPSEWSCMLRHTAFGITFVLCISCVLGKTIVVLMAFRATLPASNVMKWFGPPQQRLTVVSFTFVQALICTLWLVLSPPFPIKNLTTYKEKIILECDVGSVIGFWAVLGYIGLLSLLCFVLAFLARKLPDNFNEAKFITFSMLIFCAVWITFIPAYVSSPGKFTVAVEIFAILASSFGLLFCIFAPKCYIILMKPEKNTKKLMMGKM; from the exons ATGTGCAGGCGGAGAGGAGGTCCAGAGTACCCACAGCTGGCCAAGGACGGAGACATCATTCTGGGAGGCATCTTCTCATTCCACAGCAGCTGGCAGAACAGAGAGCtgaactacacacagagcccacCACCTCTGCAGTGCACCAG TCTGAATTTCAGAGCGTTCCAGTTTACCCAGGCTATGCTGTTTGCCATAGAGGAGATCAACAACAGCACATCCCTGTTGCCCGGTGTCTCTCTAGGCTATAAGATCTATGACTCATGTGGCTCCGTAGCCAGAGGGGTGAGGGTGGCCCTGGCGCTGGCTAACGGGAACCAGGAGACATCCACAGAGGGTTCAGGTTGCTCCAGACCAGCCCAGGTTCAGGCCATCATGGGGGAGGACTCCTCCTCACCCAGCATGGCCACTGCTACCGTCCTCGGTCCCTTCCATATCCCGATG ATCAGCCACTTTGCCACATGTGGGTGTCTGAGTGATAAAGTCAAATACCCCTCCTTCTTCAGAACGATCCCCAGTGACCGCTACCAGAGCAGAGCCCTGGCCCAGCTGGTCAAGCACTTTGGATGGACTTGGGTGGGCGCCATCCGAACCAACGACGACTATGGAAATAACGGCATGGCCACGTTCATTGAGACAGCAGAGCAGCTGGGGATCTGTCTGGAGTACTCTGTGGCCTTCTTCAGGACAGACCCTGAGGAGAAGCTGCAGAGGGTCATAGAGAGCATCAAGACGTCCAAATCCAAGGTCATTGTtgccttcctctccttcctggaCCTAGACTTGCTGGTGAGGCAATTTGCCCTCCACAATCTGACAGGCTACCAGTGGGTGGGCTCCGAGGGATGGATCATTGACTCCTACATCGCCAGGGTGGATGCCCACCACATCCTAAACGGAGCCATAGGCCTGTCCATCGCCAAAGCCCATGTCACAGGGCTGGGAGAGTTCATCCTGGACGTGAGGCCACTTAAATCCGCCGGCATTGACAGCAGCATGTTCACTGAGTTCTGGCAGGCTCTGTTTGACTGTCGCTTCAGGCAGGGTGAGAGCTCAGAGTCCGAGACGGGTCAGTCTCAGCGAGAGTGTACAGGCAGGGAGAATCTGTCTGGGTTGCAGAACATCTTCACTGATCTGTCTCTAATGGCCATCTTTAATAATGTCTATAAAGGTGTTCTGGCTGTGGCCCATGCCCTCCATAATGTTTGGGGCTGTGGGGAGACGTGTGGCAACAAGACACAGCCTGATCCACAGACA ATTCTCGAGCACATAAAAAATGTGCGTTTCAAGACAAaggaaggggaggaggtgtaTTTCAACGAGAAAGGGGACGTTACTGCCAAGTATGACATCATCAACTGGCAGCCGAAAGAGGACGGCAGTGTGGAGTTTGTTACCGTGGGTCTTTACGATGCCTCCCTACCTGCAGACAGGCAACTCACCATCAACAACAGCTCCTTAGTGTGGACACAGAATGCAAAGCTG GTGCCTGTGTCAGTGTGCAGTGAGAGCTGTGCCCCAGGTACTCGTAAGGCTGTGCAGAAAGGAAAGCCTGTATGCTGTTATGACTGTATCCAATGTGCAGAGGGAGAAATCAGCAATAACACAG attCTGTCACCTGTGATCAATGTCATCCTGAGTTTTGGACCAATaagaagagggatgtgtgtgaaaAGAAGGAAATAGAATTTCTCTCCTATGAAGAAATCATGGGAGTGTTGCTGACTGCTGTCTCCCTGTTAGGAACATGTATGACGAGTATTGTGGCATTTATTTTCTTCAGATACAAGAAAACCCCCATCGTCAGGGCCAACAACTCTGAGCTGAGCTTCCTGCTGCTCTTCTCCTTGGCtctgtgttttctgtgttctCTTACTTTCATTGGCCGGCCCTCTGAATGGTCCTGTATGCTGCGTCACACAGCGTTTGGGATCACCTTCGTCCTCTGCATCTCTTGTGTTCTGGGGAAAACAATAGTGGTGTTGATGGCCTTCAGGGCTACGCTTCCAGCCAGCAATGTCATGAAATGGTTTGgtcctccacagcagagattgacTGTAGTGTCCTTCACGTTTGTCCAGGCTTTGATATGCACTCTGTGGTTGGTCCTGTCCCCTCCCTTCCCCATTAAAAACCTCACTACCTACAAGGAAAAGATCATTCTTGAGTGTGATGTGGGTTCAGTTATTGGTTTCTGGGCTGTGTTGGGCTATATAGGACTCCTGTCTCTCTTGTGCTTTGTGCTGGCTTTTCTGGCTCGGAAGCTGCCTGATAACTTCAATGAGGCCAAATTCATCACCTTCAGCATGCTCATATTCTGTGCAGTCTGGATCACCTTTATCCCAGCTTATGTCAGCTCTCCTGGGAAGTTCACTGTAGCTGTGGAGATCTTTGCTATTCTGGCCTCTAGTTTTGGTTTACTTTTCTGTATATTTGCACCTAAATGTTATATAATTTTAATGAAACCAGAGAAAAACACAAAAAAGTTGATGATGGGAAAAATGTAA
- the LOC139382459 gene encoding olfactory receptor CJ1, with translation MLQLADLLVITLLTVTAKAGQPVCRSYGTKELSQFSKEGDVNLGGIFSFHQNPVSVNPTLQVNPGSIQCEGLDPGELQYAQTMIFAIEEINNSSELLPGLSLGYRIFDSCPSIPLSVRASLALMNGYEEEPQSCTKPSTVHAVIGETTSTSTIAMARTMGPFHIPVLSHSATCACLSNRRQYPSFFRTIPSDHYQSRALAQLVKHFGWTWVGAIRTNSDYGNNGMATFLKAASSEGVCVDYSVAIYRTDPREWFLKVVDVIKQSTSKVIVAFADGTDLEILIKELHLQNVTGLQWVGSEGWITYRYIASHVNYAVVQGAVGFAVPNAVIPGLAEFLANRRPSTQLGNRGLVELWESVFSCSMTPGSPGRACTGRESLRDTGSRYTDVSDASLLNNIYKAVYAVAHALHLLTTCQSGKGPFQDNTCAARDKIEPWQVLHYLTQVNFTTKHGERVFFDDQGDPSAHYALVNWQMDSTGYILFETIGYYDASQPEGQRFEMKEGVSAVWADNQPEVPRSICSESCLPGTRRAFVKGKPFCCFDCIACADGEFSNTTNAVTCTTCPPEYKSNEERNNCHLKGIEYLTFKELMGILLVAFSVLGGCLTMTIALIFFNYRKTPIVRANNSELSFLLLFSLTLCFLCSLTFIGRPSEWSCMLRHTAFGITFVLCISCVLGKTIVVLMAFRATLPASNVMKWFGLPQQRLSVLAFTLIQVLICALWLTVSPPFPYNNMKTYKDKIILECDVGSAIGFWAVLGYIGLLSLLCFVLAFLARKLPDNFNEAKFITFSMLIFCAVWITFIPAYVSTPGKFTVAVEIFAILASSYGMLFCIFLPKCYIILCKPEKNTKKHLMGKTSSKTL, from the exons ATGCTGCAGCTAGCAGACCTCCTGGTGATCACTCTACTGACAGTGACAGCTAAGGCTGGGCAGCCTGTGTGCAGATCTTATGGAACAAAAGAACTGTCACAGTTCTCAAAGGAGGGAGACGTCAACTTAGGAGGTATTTTCTCCTTTCACCAAAACCCAGTCAGTGTGAATCCAACTCTGCAGGTCAACCCAGGAAGCATTCAGTGTGAAGG GCTGGACCCAGGTGAGCTCCAGTATGCCCAAACTATGATCTTTGCCATAGAGGAGATCAATAACAGCTCTGAGCTGCTGCCAGGCCTGTCTCTGGGCTACAGGATCTTTGACTCGTGCCCCAGCATCCCCCTGTCTGTGCGGGCGTCCCTGGCTCTGATGAACGGATATGAGGAGGAGCCACAGAGCTGCACCAAGCCCTCCACCGTGCATGCTGTCATAGGGGAGACCACGTCCACTTCCACTATAGCCATGGCGCGCACCATGGGTCCCTTCCACATACCAGTG CTCAGTCATTCAGCCACCTGTGCTTGTCTGAGTAACAGAAGGCAATACCCTTCCTTCTTCAGAACCATCCCCAGTGACCACTACCAGAGCAGAGCTCTGGCCCAGCTGGTCAAACACTTTGGCTGGACTTGGGTGGGGGCCATCAGAACCAACAGTGACTATGGTAACAACGGCATGGCCACCTTCCTGAAAGCAGCTTCCAGTGAAGGAGTGTGTGTCGACTACTCAGTGGCAATCTACAGGACCGACCCCAGAGAGTGGTTCCTAAAGGTGGTGGACGTCATTAAACAGTCCACCTCCAAGGTGATCGTGGCCTTTGCAGACGGCACAGACCTGGAAATCCTGATAAAAGAGCTGCACCTGCAGAACGTGACGGGGTTACAGTGGGTGGGTAGCGAGGGATGGATCACCTACCGTTACATCGCCTCCCACGTCAACTACGCCGTGGTCCAGGGGGCGGTGGGCTTCGCTGTGCCCAACGCGGTCATCCCCGGCCTGGCGGAGTTCTTGGCCAACAGGCGGCCCTCCACCCAGCTGGGGAACAGGGGTCTGGTGGAGTTGTGGGAGAGCGTGTTCAGCTGCAGCATGACTCCTGGCTCCCCGGGCAGAGCCTGCACAGGGAGGGAATCCCTGAGAGACACTGGATCCCGCTACACAGACGTGTCAGATGCTAGTCTGCTCAACAACATCTACAAGGCTGTGTATGCTGTGGCTCACGCGCTACACCTGCTCACTACCTGTCAGAGTGGGAAGGGGCCTTTTCAAGATAACACGTGTGCAGCCAGGGATAAAATAGAGCCGTGGCAG GTGTTACATTACCTGACCCAGGTGAATTTCACCACTAAGCATGGTGAGAGGGTGTTCTTTGATGATCAGGGGGACCCATCAGCACACTACGCCCTGGTCAACTGGCAGATGGATAGCACAGGGTACATCTTGTTTGAGACCATCGGCTACTATGATGCCTCACAACCAGAGGGCCAGAGGTTTGAGATGAAGGAAGGTGTGAGTGCTGTCTGGGCAGACAATCAGCCTGAG GTACCCAGGTCTATCTGCAGTGAGAGCTGTCTGCCAGGGACACGCCGGGCCTTCGTTAAGGGGAAACCTTTCTGTTGCTTTGACTGCATCGCCTGTGCAGACGGGGAGTTCAGCAACACCACAA ATGCAGTGACATGTACAACATGCCCCCCCGAGTACAAGTCAAATGAAGAGAGGAATAATTGTCATTTGAAAGGCATTGAATACCTCACCTTCAAGGAACTCATGGGTATACTGCTGGTAGCCTTCTCTGTGCTTGGTGGGTGTCTGACAATGACAATAGCACTGATATTCTTCAACTACAGAAAGACTCCCATAGTCAGGGCCAACAACTCTGAGCTGAGCTTCCTGCTGCTCTTCTCCTTGACTCTGTGTTTTCTGTGCTCTCTCACTTTCATTGGCCGGCCCTCTGAATGGTCCTGTATGCTGCGTCACACAGCGTTTGGGATCACCTTCGTCCTCTGCATCTCTTGTGTTCTGGGGAAAACAATAGTGGTGTTGATGGCCTTCAGGGCTACGCTTCCAGCCAGTAATGTCATGAAATGGTTTGGGCTTCCACAGCAGAGACTCAGTGTTCTGGCTTTCACTCTCATACAGGTCCTGATCTGTGCTCTTTGGTTAACAGTCTCCCCTCCTTTCCCATACAACAATATGAAGACATATAAGGACAAGATCATTCTAGAGTGTGATGTGGGTTCAGCTATTGGTTTCTGGGCTGTGTTGGGCTATATAGGACTCCTGTCTCTCTTGTGCTTTGTGCTGGCTTTTCTGGCTCGGAAGCTGCCGGATAACTTCAATGAGGCCAAATTCATCACCTTCAGCATGCTCATATTCTGTGCAGTCTGGATCACCTTTATCCCAGCTTATGTCAGCACTCCTGGGAAGTTCACTGTAGCTGTGGAGATCTTTGCTATTCTGGCCTCTAGTTATGGAATGCTCTTTTGTATATTTCTCCCCAAATGCTACATAATTTTATGTAAACCAGAGAAAAACACCAAAAAACATTTGATGGGTAAAACGTCATCAAAAACACTTTGA
- the LOC139382659 gene encoding extracellular calcium-sensing receptor-like: protein MLGSPEFPLLSKEGDVTIGGAFSIHSKTTQPPLSFIETPPPLTCSSVNLREFRFAQTMIFAIEEINNSDTLLPNVSIGYRIYDNCGSTLYSMRAAMALMNGQERTVGKACFGQTAVHAIIGESESSSTIVMSRTTGPFQIPVISHSATCECLSSRKEYPSFFRTIASDLYQSRALAQLVKYFGWSWVGAVNSDSDYGNNGMAIFLASAQEEGVCVEYSEKFSRTEPEKLLKVVNVIRGGTARVIVGFLAHVEMNNLLKELSLQNITGLQFIGVEAWITADSLVTPTSYSVLGGSLGFAVQKANISGFSDFVIKQFWDTAFQCTETSQQENVSSPCSESQDLIELRDYNADVDELRYSSNIYKAIYAVAHSLHSLLKCQDGLGCDQNVRTEPWQVVESLKQVNFTIKTGDQVWFDSTGAAAARYEVVNWQRGPDGGVQFKPVGYYDASLPPGQQFVLRTEDIMWPGELQQMPVSVCSESCPPGTRKAVQKGKPVCCYDCVPCSEGEISNATDSNGCIDCPDEYWSNLGRDKCIFKAIEFLTFTEVMGIVLVLFSLFGVFLTVLVAILYLKKKDTPIVRANNSELSFLLLFSLTLCFLCSLTFIGRPSEWSCMLRHTAFGITFVLCISCVLGKTIVVLMAFRATLPASNAMKWFGPPQQRLSVLAFTLIQVLVCALWLTVSPPFPYKNMKTYKEKIILECNVGSAIGFWVVLGYIGLLSLLCFVLAFLARKLPDNFNEAKFITFSMLIFCAVWITFIPAYVSTPGKFTVAVEIFAILASSYGMLFCIFAPKCYIILFKPELNTKKHMMGKMK, encoded by the exons ATGCTGGGGAgcccagagttccctctgctgtcCAAGGAAGGAGACGTGACTATAGGAGGAGCCTTCTCCATCCACAGCAAAACCACACAGCCCCCGCTCTCCTTCATAGAAACACCACCCCCTCTCACCTGCTCCAG TGTAAACCTCAGAGAGTTCCGATTTGCTCAGACCATGATCTTCGCCATCGAGGAGATCAACAACAGTGACACTCTGCTTCCGAATGTCTCTATTGGATATCGTATTTATGACAACTGCGGCTCGACTCTGTACTCTATGCGTGCGGCCATGGCCCTGATGAACGGTCAGGAGAGGACGGTGGGAAAGGCCTGCTTTGGCCAAACAGCAGTTCACGCCATCATCGGAGAGTCAGAGTCCTCCTCCACTATAGTGATGTCACGCACCACCGGTCCATTCCAAATACCTGTG aTCAGCCACTCTGCCACATGTGAGTGCCTTAGCAGCAGGAAGGAGTACCCTTCTTTCTTCCGAACCATCGCCAGTGACCTCTATCAGAGCAGAGCGTTGGCCCAGCTGGTCAAGTACTTCGGCTGGAGCTGGGTGGGAGCGGTCAACAGTGACAGTGACTATGGCAACAACGGCATGGCTATCTTCCTGGCTTCAGCCCAGGAGGAGGGTGTCTGTGTGGAATACTCAGAGAAGTTCAGCCGGACGGAGCCAGAGAAGCTGTTAAAGGTTGTTAATGTGATCCGAGGTGGGACGGCCAGGGTGATCGTAGGCTTTCTGGCCCACGTGGAGATGAACAACCTGCTGAAGGAGCTCAGTCTGCAGAACATCACCGGCCTACAGTTTATTGGTGTGGAGGCCTGGATCACTGCAGACAGCCTGGTCACCCCTACTAGCTACAGTGTGCTGGGGGGTTCACTGGGGTTCGCTGTCCAGAAGGCCAACATCAGCGGCTTCTCTGACTTTGTGATTAAGCAGTTCTGGGACACGGCATTTCAATGCACAGAGACAAGCCAGCAGGAGAATGTGAGTAGTCCTTGTAGTGAGAGTCAGGATCTGATAGAGCTGAGAGATTATAATGCAGATGTGGATGAGCTCAGATACTCTAGTAATATCTATAAAGCCATATATGCAGTGGCCCACTCGCTGCACAGCTTGCTAAAGTGCCAAGACGGACTCGGATGTGATCAAAATGTGAGAACTGAACCTTGGCAG GTAGTGGAGTCTCTGAAGCAGGTGAATTTCACCATAAAGACAGGGGACCAGGTGTGGTTTGACAGTACAGGTGCTGCAGCAGCCAGGTACGAGGTGGTGAACTGGCAACGTGGGCCAGACGGAGGGGTCCAGTTTAAACCAGTGGGCTACTATGATGCCTCCCTACCCCCGGGACAACAGTTCGTCCTCAGGACAGAGGACATCATGTGGCCTGGGGAGCTCCAACAG ATGCCTGTGTCAGTGTGCAGTGAGAGCTGTCCCCCAGGCACTCGTAAGGCTGTACAGAAAGGAAAGCCCGTATGCTGTTATGACTGTGTCCCATGTTCAGAGGGAGAGATCAGCAACGCTACAG ATTCTAATGGCTGCATAGACTGCCCTGATGAGTACTGGTCCAATCTTGGCAGAGACAAATGTATATTTAAGGCTATTGAGTTCCTGACCTTTACTGAGGTCATGGGGATTGTACTTGTGCTTTTCTCCTTGTTTGGAGTGTTTCTAACTGTGCTTGTGGCTATTCTCTACTTGAAAAAGAAAGACACTCCCATCGTCAGGGCCAACAACTCTGAGCTGAGCTTCCTGCTGCTCTTCTCCTTGACtctgtgttttctgtgttctCTTACTTTCATTGGCCGGCCCTCTGAGTGGTCCTGTATGCTGCGCCACACAGCGTTTGGGATCACCTTCGTCCTCTGCATCTCTTGTGTTCTGGGGAAAACAATAGTGGTGTTGATGGCCTTCAGGGCTACACTTCCAGCCAGTAATGCCATGAAATGGTTTGGTCCTCCACAGCAGAGACTCAGTGTTCTGGCTTTCACTCTCATACAGGTCCTGGTCTGTGCTCTTTGGTTAACAgtctcccctcctttcccctaCAAGAATATGAAAACCTACAAGGAAAAGATCATTCTAGAGTGTAATGTGGGATCAGCTATTGGTTTCTGGGTTGTGTTGGGCTATATAGGACTCCTGTCTCTCTTGTGCTTTGTGCTGGCTTTTCTGGCTCGAAAGCTGCCTGATAACTTCAATGAGGCCAAATTCATCACCTTCAGCATGCTCATATTCTGTGCAGTCTGGATCACCTTTATCCCAGCTTATGTCAGCACTCCTGGGAAGTTCACTGTAGCTGTGGAGATCTTTGCTATTCTGGCCTCTAGTTATGGAATGCTCTTCTGTATATTTGCACCTAAATGTTATATAATCCTGTTTAAACCTGAGCTAAATACCAAGAAACATATGATGGGCAAAATGAAATAA